One genomic region from Spirulina subsalsa PCC 9445 encodes:
- the thrC gene encoding threonine synthase, translating to MVLSYSATNSSDQVANRGQWRGLIEEYRAFLPVSENTPVVTLQEGNTPLIPTPAIAQQIGRGVKVYVKYDGLNPTGSFKDRGMTMAISKAKEAGAQAVICASTGNTSAAAAAYARRAGLKAFVVIPDGYVALGKLAQALVYGAEVIAIEGNFDDCLNAVRTMAQEYPVTLVNSVNPFRLEGQKTGAFEVVDVLGDSPDWLCIPVGNAGNITAYWMGFCEYHQVGKCQKLPKMMGFQAAGSAPIIQGHPIADPKTIATAIRIGNPASWDKAIAAQEASQGAFNAVTDEEILAAYRLLASQEGVFCEPASAASVAGLLKVKEQVPSEATVVCVLTGNGLKDPDCAIQNCNNPIKSGVAPNVGAIAQAMGFC from the coding sequence GTGGTTCTGAGTTATTCTGCAACAAATTCATCGGATCAAGTGGCTAATCGAGGGCAATGGCGAGGTTTGATTGAAGAGTATCGGGCGTTTTTGCCAGTGAGTGAAAATACCCCGGTGGTGACATTACAGGAAGGGAACACCCCCCTGATTCCGACTCCGGCGATCGCACAACAAATCGGTCGGGGGGTGAAAGTCTATGTGAAATATGACGGCTTAAACCCCACAGGCAGCTTTAAAGACCGGGGGATGACTATGGCCATCTCGAAGGCCAAGGAAGCGGGCGCTCAGGCTGTGATCTGCGCCAGTACCGGGAACACCTCGGCGGCGGCGGCGGCCTATGCCAGACGCGCCGGACTCAAGGCGTTTGTGGTAATTCCCGATGGTTATGTGGCCTTGGGGAAATTGGCGCAGGCCTTAGTTTATGGGGCGGAAGTAATTGCCATTGAGGGCAACTTCGACGACTGTTTAAACGCCGTGCGCACGATGGCTCAAGAGTATCCTGTAACCTTGGTGAATTCGGTGAATCCTTTCCGATTAGAAGGGCAAAAAACCGGGGCTTTTGAAGTGGTGGATGTTTTGGGAGACTCTCCCGACTGGCTTTGTATTCCCGTGGGGAATGCGGGGAACATTACGGCCTATTGGATGGGGTTTTGTGAGTATCATCAGGTGGGCAAGTGTCAAAAACTGCCCAAAATGATGGGGTTTCAAGCGGCGGGATCCGCCCCGATTATTCAGGGGCATCCTATCGCGGATCCGAAAACCATTGCCACGGCCATCCGCATTGGCAATCCGGCGAGTTGGGATAAAGCGATCGCCGCCCAAGAAGCCTCCCAAGGGGCTTTTAATGCGGTGACAGACGAGGAAATTTTAGCGGCCTATCGTTTATTGGCAAGTCAAGAAGGGGTATTTTGTGAACCCGCCAGTGCGGCCTCGGTGGCGGGATTACTGAAGGTGAAAGAACAAGTCCCCTCTGAGGCGACGGTGGTTTGTGTGTTGACGGGGAATGGCTTAAAAGACCCGGATTGTGCCATTCAAAACTGCAACAATCCCATTAAATCCGGCGTAGCCCCTAATGTGGGTGCGATCGCTCAAGCAATGGGGTTTTGTTAG
- the rimO gene encoding 30S ribosomal protein S12 methylthiotransferase RimO, which produces MGNKPTIALSHLGCEKNRVDSEHMIGLLVEAGYGVDSNEETADYVIVNTCSFIQAAREESVRTLVELAEADKRIVITGCMAQHFQAELLAEIPEAVAVVGSGDYHKIVDVIQRVEEGERVQEVSAEPVYIADETVPRYRTTTEGVAYLRVAEGCNYRCAFCIIPHLRGNQRSRSIESIVQEAQMLADQGVRELVLISQITTNYGIDLYGEPKLAELLRALGRVDVPWIRMHYAYPTGLTPAVLAAMQETPNVLPYLDLPLQHSHPEILRAMNRPWQGRVNDEIIEQLKTALPDATLRTTFIVGFPGEQDHHFEHLAEFVQRHEFDHVGVFTFSPEEGTPAYNLPQQVDQEIMDERRDRLMLIQQPIATRKNQAQVGKTVQVLIEQENPATGELIGRSARFAPDVDGLVYVQGSAHLGSLVPVNITDADVYDLYGVISGNRE; this is translated from the coding sequence ATGGGCAACAAGCCAACCATTGCGCTCTCGCACTTGGGCTGTGAAAAAAACCGAGTTGATTCAGAACACATGATCGGTCTGCTAGTGGAAGCGGGCTATGGTGTGGACTCCAACGAAGAAACGGCTGATTATGTAATCGTTAACACTTGTAGCTTTATCCAAGCCGCACGGGAAGAATCAGTCCGCACCTTAGTTGAACTAGCAGAAGCCGATAAAAGAATTGTCATTACGGGCTGTATGGCCCAGCACTTTCAAGCAGAACTGTTAGCAGAAATCCCCGAAGCGGTGGCCGTGGTAGGCAGTGGGGACTATCACAAAATAGTCGATGTGATCCAACGGGTGGAAGAAGGGGAACGGGTGCAGGAAGTCTCCGCCGAACCGGTGTATATTGCCGATGAAACGGTGCCGCGTTATCGCACTACAACGGAGGGGGTGGCTTATCTGCGGGTAGCAGAGGGCTGTAATTACCGTTGTGCCTTTTGTATTATTCCTCATTTGCGAGGGAACCAGCGATCGCGCTCCATTGAATCCATCGTCCAAGAAGCCCAGATGTTAGCAGATCAGGGCGTGCGGGAATTGGTCTTAATCTCCCAAATTACGACCAACTACGGTATAGATTTGTATGGAGAACCCAAACTCGCCGAACTGTTGCGGGCATTAGGTCGAGTTGATGTACCTTGGATACGGATGCACTATGCCTATCCCACAGGACTCACCCCGGCGGTATTAGCCGCCATGCAGGAAACCCCGAACGTTTTACCGTACTTAGACCTGCCCCTGCAACATTCCCACCCGGAGATTTTGCGCGCCATGAATCGTCCTTGGCAAGGGCGAGTGAATGACGAAATCATCGAGCAACTGAAAACCGCTTTGCCTGATGCCACCTTACGGACGACCTTTATTGTAGGTTTTCCGGGAGAGCAAGATCACCACTTCGAGCATTTAGCAGAATTTGTCCAACGTCACGAATTTGATCATGTGGGGGTGTTCACCTTCTCACCGGAAGAAGGCACCCCGGCTTATAACTTGCCCCAACAGGTCGATCAAGAGATTATGGACGAACGGCGCGATCGCCTGATGTTGATACAACAACCCATTGCCACCCGCAAAAACCAAGCCCAAGTCGGGAAAACCGTACAAGTCTTAATTGAACAAGAAAACCCCGCCACTGGGGAGTTAATCGGTCGTTCAGCCCGCTTTGCCCCCGATGTAGATGGTTTAGTCTACGTGCAAGGTTCCGCCCATTTAGGCAGTCTAGTTCCTGTAAACATTACGGATGCGGATGTTTACGACCTCTACGGGGTTATTTCAGGGAACAGGGAATAG
- a CDS encoding DEAD/DEAH box helicase — protein sequence MTISFKSLGLSDVRVEHLEAMGFSEPTEIQTQAIPQLLAGRDVVGQSQTGTGKTAAYSLPILEQIDLQGSEVQALILTPTRELAQQVAQAIEDFWVNRKLRVLTVCGGQSIERQIRSLRRGVHIVVGTPGRVIDLLDRNELNLDQLQWVVLDEADEMLSMGFIDDVKKILRTTPEQRKTCCFSATMPGAIRELVQQFLKSPVTVTVSQPKAAPTRIEQKIYMVPRSWTKIKALLPILEMEDPESGIIFVRTKRSAAEITSKLQDAGHSVDEYHGDLSQNQRERLVQRFRSGQVRLVVATDIAARGLDVEDLSHVINYDLPDNTETYIHRIGRTGRAGKTGTAISLIQPMDRYLLRRIERRVRQTLAVDKIPSRSDVEAHRLDKLQSKVQETLAGERMASFLSTVKELSAEYDPQAIAAAALQMVYDQSCPNWLKSDWDVPNVDPNKPIKRSQLRKLGKQNSEDSSDSLPRKSAVPNKAR from the coding sequence ATGACAATTTCGTTCAAAAGCCTGGGACTGTCTGATGTGCGCGTCGAACATCTCGAAGCAATGGGTTTCAGTGAACCCACCGAGATTCAAACGCAAGCGATCCCGCAACTGTTAGCGGGGCGCGACGTAGTGGGTCAATCCCAAACAGGAACAGGTAAAACCGCAGCTTATTCTTTACCCATCCTTGAACAGATTGATCTGCAAGGGTCCGAGGTGCAAGCCTTGATCTTGACTCCGACCCGTGAACTCGCACAACAAGTCGCCCAGGCCATTGAAGATTTTTGGGTCAACCGGAAGTTACGAGTTTTAACCGTTTGTGGAGGTCAATCCATCGAGCGGCAAATTCGCAGCCTCCGCCGGGGGGTGCATATTGTTGTGGGAACACCGGGACGGGTGATTGATTTACTGGATCGCAATGAGTTAAATCTCGATCAATTACAATGGGTCGTCCTCGATGAAGCCGACGAAATGTTAAGCATGGGCTTCATTGACGATGTGAAGAAAATTTTACGAACCACGCCGGAACAACGGAAAACTTGCTGTTTTTCCGCTACCATGCCCGGAGCCATTCGGGAATTAGTCCAACAGTTCCTAAAATCTCCCGTCACAGTCACCGTCTCTCAGCCCAAAGCCGCACCGACTCGCATTGAGCAGAAAATCTATATGGTGCCTCGCAGTTGGACTAAAATTAAAGCCCTACTGCCCATTTTGGAAATGGAAGATCCCGAATCTGGGATCATTTTTGTGCGCACGAAACGCAGTGCCGCCGAAATTACCAGCAAACTCCAAGATGCCGGCCACAGCGTAGACGAATATCACGGCGACTTGAGCCAAAACCAACGGGAACGCTTAGTGCAACGCTTCCGTTCCGGTCAAGTGCGCTTAGTGGTGGCTACGGATATCGCGGCGCGGGGGTTAGATGTGGAAGACCTCAGCCATGTGATTAACTACGACTTACCCGATAACACCGAAACCTATATTCACCGCATTGGACGGACAGGACGGGCTGGGAAAACCGGAACCGCTATTTCCCTGATTCAGCCGATGGATCGTTATCTGTTACGTCGCATTGAACGACGGGTGCGCCAAACCTTGGCCGTGGATAAAATCCCCAGTCGTTCCGATGTGGAAGCCCATCGCTTGGATAAATTACAAAGTAAGGTACAAGAGACGTTAGCCGGGGAACGGATGGCCTCCTTCCTCTCTACGGTTAAGGAATTGAGCGCGGAATATGATCCCCAAGCGATCGCCGCGGCCGCCTTACAGATGGTCTATGACCAGTCCTGCCCCAATTGGTTAAAGTCAGATTGGGATGTGCCGAATGTTGACCCCAATAAACCGATTAAGCGGAGTCAGTTACGCAAACTGGGAAAGCAGAATAGCGAGGACTCGTCGGATTCCTTGCCGCGAAAATCGGCTGTTCCCAATAAAGCGCGTTAA